One genomic segment of Rhizobium gallicum bv. gallicum R602sp includes these proteins:
- a CDS encoding OmpW/AlkL family protein, translated as MESGNIVRVIMTATALAAACTAEAAELTTAQSAVPEFAAGAGPSPWQIRLRALDVITNDSGSVDGLPGSDLSYSNTIVPEFDISYFFSENIAAELILGTTYAKVYGGGSISALDEVGKTWLLPPTLTLQYHFTDFGAFRPYVGAGVNYTVFYNQSGKSARSLDVKNTFGVALQAGFDYMVDDHWGVNFDAKKIFLRPDFDANVGGAGVSGKAKLDPWLIGAGVTYRF; from the coding sequence ATGGAATCCGGCAACATCGTCCGCGTCATCATGACCGCCACAGCTTTGGCTGCCGCCTGTACCGCGGAAGCGGCGGAGCTGACGACCGCACAAAGTGCGGTGCCTGAATTTGCTGCAGGGGCAGGCCCGAGCCCGTGGCAGATACGCTTGCGGGCGCTCGACGTGATCACCAACGATTCCGGCAGCGTCGACGGATTGCCGGGTTCGGACCTTTCCTATTCGAACACGATCGTACCGGAATTCGACATCTCGTATTTCTTCAGCGAGAATATCGCTGCGGAACTCATCCTCGGCACAACTTACGCTAAGGTTTATGGCGGTGGCTCGATTTCAGCGCTCGACGAGGTCGGCAAGACATGGCTCCTGCCGCCAACGCTGACCCTACAATACCATTTCACCGATTTCGGCGCTTTTCGGCCCTATGTCGGCGCGGGCGTCAACTACACGGTGTTCTACAACCAATCCGGCAAGAGTGCCCGCAGCCTTGATGTAAAGAACACCTTCGGCGTCGCCTTGCAGGCCGGTTTCGACTATATGGTCGACGATCATTGGGGCGTGAACTTTGACGCGAAGAAAATCTTCCTGAGACCTGATTTCGATGCCAATGTCGGCGGCGCCGGCGTCAGCGGCAAGGCCAAGCTCGATCCATGGCTAATCGGCGCCGGCGTTACTTACCGTTTTTAA
- the hemN gene encoding oxygen-independent coproporphyrinogen III oxidase: protein MHSALVVKYGEERLPRYTSYPTSPCFSPDVDASTYNDWLAAIPLEKPASLYVHIPFCQSMCWYCGCHTTITRGDRPILDYLQMLREEICLVSARTKAPLNIDHLHFGGGTPTIMGPKKMLGLIGLLREHFSFTSSTQIALEIDPRTLEQEMAAVLGEAGVHRASLGVQSFDPVVQKAINRTQSDEQTMQAVSRLRRAGVDSINFDLIYGLPHQTVESCIETTKVAIQMRPDRFAVFGYAHVPSFKKHQRLIDEGALANAESRVAQAEAIAENLLAAGYRRIGLDHFAWPGDSLAVAQANGQLHRNFQGYTTDACETLIGFGASAIGRMAGGYVQNEALPGHYAQRIASGRFAIMKGYRLSAEDRLRANVIERLMCDFQVDIPALAAEHGFDSGALVDDNDRLTMLESDGILENAGGVIRLREEGRFLIRAVAAAFDSYLLQSARNYSKTA, encoded by the coding sequence ATGCATTCGGCTCTTGTTGTAAAATATGGCGAGGAGCGCCTGCCTCGCTACACGAGCTACCCGACATCGCCGTGCTTCTCACCCGATGTTGATGCCAGCACCTATAACGACTGGCTTGCCGCCATCCCGCTGGAAAAGCCGGCGTCGCTTTACGTGCACATACCGTTTTGTCAGTCGATGTGCTGGTACTGCGGCTGTCATACGACGATCACGCGCGGCGACCGGCCGATCCTCGACTACCTGCAAATGCTGCGCGAGGAGATATGCCTTGTATCTGCAAGGACGAAAGCGCCGCTCAACATCGACCATCTGCATTTCGGTGGAGGAACGCCGACAATCATGGGGCCGAAAAAAATGCTGGGGCTGATTGGGCTTCTGCGCGAGCATTTCAGTTTCACCAGTTCCACCCAAATCGCGTTGGAAATCGATCCGAGGACGCTAGAGCAGGAGATGGCAGCGGTTCTCGGGGAAGCGGGGGTCCACCGAGCAAGTCTCGGGGTGCAGAGCTTCGATCCGGTGGTGCAGAAGGCGATCAACCGAACTCAAAGCGATGAACAGACGATGCAGGCGGTGTCTCGCCTGCGTCGGGCGGGCGTCGACAGCATCAATTTCGATCTTATCTACGGTCTGCCGCACCAGACGGTCGAATCCTGCATCGAGACGACCAAGGTCGCAATCCAGATGCGCCCTGACCGTTTCGCAGTCTTCGGCTATGCGCACGTACCTTCCTTCAAGAAGCATCAGCGACTGATCGACGAAGGCGCGCTCGCCAACGCGGAAAGCCGTGTTGCCCAGGCGGAGGCGATCGCGGAAAACCTTCTTGCAGCCGGCTATCGCCGCATTGGGCTCGACCATTTCGCTTGGCCGGGAGACAGTCTAGCGGTTGCACAGGCAAACGGCCAACTGCATCGCAACTTCCAGGGCTACACCACCGACGCCTGTGAGACGCTCATCGGTTTCGGTGCATCGGCGATTGGCCGCATGGCAGGCGGCTACGTCCAGAACGAGGCACTCCCCGGTCACTACGCGCAACGGATCGCATCCGGGCGTTTTGCGATAATGAAAGGCTATCGCTTGTCGGCCGAGGATCGGCTGCGAGCAAACGTCATCGAGCGCCTGATGTGCGACTTCCAAGTCGACATCCCGGCCCTCGCGGCCGAACATGGCTTCGATTCTGGCGCACTTGTCGACGATAATGACAGGCTCACCATGCTAGAAAGCGACGGAATTCTTGAAAACGCGGGCGGGGTCATTCGTTTGCGGGAAGAAGGGCGATTTCTGATCCGCGCCGTTGCTGCCGCTTTCGATTCTTATCTGCTGCAATCGGCGCGGAACTACAGCAAGACGGCTTGA
- a CDS encoding helix-turn-helix domain-containing protein, translating into MKQWINELGLQQVDDPGIDKPVYRKPFDGRIALSAELEKQISISLREARDKRKLPRSKLAPLLGISEQVYGRYENKVSRLTVGRLIHLCEVLDATPEEIIAPAAPHLWGETETKAVLLLATIEKLRTFDEEILRDVFSLLSRIEETCGDSGDGAANAAPSCATAVDGETGSR; encoded by the coding sequence TTGAAGCAATGGATTAATGAACTCGGTTTGCAACAAGTCGATGATCCGGGCATCGACAAACCGGTCTATCGAAAACCTTTTGACGGGCGGATTGCACTTAGCGCCGAACTGGAAAAACAGATCAGCATCAGTCTTCGCGAAGCCCGCGATAAGCGAAAACTGCCTCGCTCGAAACTCGCGCCCTTGCTTGGCATCAGCGAGCAGGTCTACGGCCGCTACGAAAATAAAGTCTCCCGTCTCACGGTGGGCCGACTGATTCATCTCTGTGAGGTTTTGGATGCAACTCCGGAAGAGATTATCGCGCCGGCAGCACCCCACCTTTGGGGCGAAACTGAAACCAAAGCGGTTCTTCTGTTGGCTACTATCGAGAAGTTGCGGACCTTCGATGAAGAGATTTTACGCGATGTTTTCAGCTTACTAAGCCGCATAGAAGAGACCTGTGGCGATAGCGGCGATGGTGCGGCGAACGCCGCGCCTTCGTGCGCCACTGCAGTCGATGGCGAAACGGGAAGCAGATGA
- the fixL gene encoding PAS domain S-box protein — protein sequence MHSQSVGGRTRFGRMFVRWRGKPIATYIIVTAAPLVILALRLAFTELVGDRLILFSFIPAILIVAIVGGLKPVVLTAAASLAAAIFVQRLHDAVDPTGVELVFFGASVFLIACLGESLQATRHTVVKMETLVAARDAHLRSILDTLPDATVVIAADGTIVSFNAAAVRQFGYAEQEVIGKNLRVLMPEPYRGDHDGYMQRYLRTGEKRVIGIDRVVVGRRKDGSTFPMKLTVGEMKSSGERFFTGFIRDLTEREESAARLEQIQSELARLARLSEMGEMASTLAHELNQPLSAIANYAQGCTRLLRDMDNTLATKVRGALEEIAGQSLRAGQIIKCLREFVTKGETEKALEDIRKLVEEAGALALVGSRANGVMTLFEYLPGAEMVMVDRVQVQQVLINLMRNAIEAMRHVDYRELTIRTMPTDAGEVAVVVEDTGGGIPEEIAAELFKPFVTTKASGMGIGLSISKRIVEAHGGEITVSKNAAGGATFRFTLPAYGEGRTGGND from the coding sequence ATGCATTCACAAAGCGTTGGTGGGAGGACGCGGTTCGGTAGGATGTTCGTCAGGTGGCGAGGCAAGCCGATCGCGACCTATATTATCGTCACCGCGGCTCCATTGGTTATTCTTGCACTGAGATTGGCATTTACGGAGCTTGTCGGCGACAGGCTGATTCTGTTTTCGTTTATCCCTGCTATTCTGATCGTCGCAATAGTCGGCGGCTTGAAGCCAGTCGTGCTTACTGCGGCAGCGTCGCTTGCCGCAGCTATCTTTGTTCAGCGATTGCATGATGCCGTCGATCCGACTGGCGTCGAATTGGTCTTCTTTGGCGCGTCGGTGTTTCTGATTGCTTGTCTGGGAGAGTCGCTGCAGGCGACGCGACACACCGTCGTCAAGATGGAAACTCTCGTGGCCGCCCGCGATGCGCATCTGAGATCGATCTTGGACACATTGCCCGACGCGACGGTGGTCATTGCGGCCGATGGCACGATTGTTTCCTTCAATGCCGCCGCCGTCCGGCAGTTCGGGTATGCGGAACAGGAAGTCATCGGCAAGAACCTGCGAGTATTGATGCCTGAACCTTATCGAGGCGACCACGACGGCTATATGCAACGGTACCTTAGAACCGGCGAGAAGCGCGTCATCGGCATCGATCGTGTTGTCGTCGGGCGAAGGAAAGATGGATCGACCTTTCCCATGAAGCTGACCGTAGGCGAGATGAAATCGAGCGGTGAACGGTTTTTCACAGGCTTCATCAGAGACCTGACGGAGCGAGAAGAATCGGCCGCTCGCCTCGAGCAAATTCAGTCTGAGTTGGCGAGATTGGCCCGCCTGAGCGAAATGGGCGAAATGGCATCGACGCTTGCGCACGAGCTGAACCAGCCCTTATCAGCGATCGCAAATTACGCTCAGGGGTGTACGAGGCTATTGCGCGATATGGACAACACCCTCGCAACGAAAGTGCGAGGTGCCTTGGAGGAGATTGCGGGCCAGTCCCTGCGGGCGGGACAGATCATCAAATGTCTTAGGGAGTTCGTCACGAAAGGCGAAACGGAAAAGGCACTCGAAGACATTCGCAAACTCGTGGAGGAGGCGGGCGCGCTGGCGCTAGTCGGTTCCCGCGCGAACGGAGTGATGACTTTGTTCGAATACCTACCCGGTGCTGAGATGGTGATGGTCGATCGTGTTCAGGTCCAACAGGTCCTCATCAATCTGATGCGAAACGCCATCGAGGCGATGCGCCATGTCGATTATCGGGAGCTCACGATCCGCACGATGCCCACCGATGCGGGCGAAGTCGCCGTCGTTGTGGAAGACACCGGCGGAGGCATTCCAGAAGAAATTGCCGCGGAGCTCTTCAAGCCGTTCGTCACGACCAAGGCAAGTGGAATGGGCATCGGCCTTTCGATCTCGAAACGTATTGTCGAAGCCCACGGCGGTGAAATCACAGTCTCGAAAAATGCGGCTGGCGGAGCTACGTTCCGGTTCACGCTCCCCGCCTATGGGGAAGGACGAACGGGTGGGAATGACTGA
- a CDS encoding NodA family N-acyltransferase — MRSEVRWRLCWENELELADHVELAEFFRKTYGPTGVFNAKPFEGSRSWAGARPELRAIAYDSSGVAAHMGLLRRFIKVDGVDLLVAELGLYGVRPNLEGLGIAHSIHVMFPTLQELQVPFAFGTVRPELRKHIARFGRHGMVTILSEIRVRSTLPHARIDLPPTRVEDPLVIVLPVGRSMSDWPTGTMIDRNGPEL, encoded by the coding sequence ATGCGCTCTGAGGTGCGGTGGAGGCTGTGCTGGGAAAACGAGTTGGAACTCGCCGACCATGTCGAACTCGCCGAGTTCTTTCGCAAAACCTATGGACCGACTGGGGTCTTTAATGCAAAGCCGTTCGAAGGTAGTCGAAGCTGGGCCGGAGCAAGACCTGAACTTCGGGCAATCGCCTATGACTCAAGTGGTGTGGCGGCTCATATGGGATTGCTGCGCCGTTTCATCAAGGTTGACGGAGTCGACCTGCTGGTGGCTGAACTAGGCTTGTATGGGGTGCGTCCGAATCTTGAGGGACTCGGAATCGCCCATTCGATCCATGTCATGTTTCCGACACTGCAGGAGCTTCAAGTTCCATTCGCTTTCGGCACGGTTCGGCCAGAGCTGCGGAAACATATCGCAAGGTTCGGCCGTCACGGTATGGTGACGATTTTGTCGGAAATCCGCGTGCGGTCCACCCTCCCACACGCGCGTATCGATCTGCCGCCCACGCGCGTCGAGGATCCACTGGTCATCGTTCTGCCAGTTGGACGTTCGATGTCCGATTGGCCCACCGGTACGATGATCGATCGGAACGGACCGGAACTATGA
- a CDS encoding helix-turn-helix transcriptional regulator, which produces MTEDLASYRSSRGLVSTADPEVDKPIYRKPGFDGRITTLGHMEELISAFLKKTREAQGLSRADVAPMLGLSIPVYGRYERAFSKMTVTRMIHLCEILGFMPMDMIFEAAPHLWGRTSEEAEDCLTLARILRSLPSDTTRDLIRLLQRMIPDDNESERGINGGTETAK; this is translated from the coding sequence GTGACGGAAGATCTAGCAAGCTACAGAAGTTCAAGAGGCCTCGTCAGCACCGCCGATCCAGAAGTTGACAAGCCAATCTATCGAAAGCCCGGTTTCGATGGCAGAATTACAACCCTGGGGCACATGGAGGAATTGATCAGCGCATTTCTGAAGAAAACGCGCGAAGCTCAAGGCCTCTCTCGCGCCGACGTTGCCCCAATGCTTGGTCTGTCGATACCTGTATACGGACGTTACGAGCGGGCATTTTCCAAAATGACTGTCACCCGGATGATTCATCTCTGTGAGATTCTCGGCTTCATGCCAATGGATATGATCTTTGAAGCTGCGCCCCATCTTTGGGGGCGCACATCAGAGGAAGCCGAGGATTGTCTAACACTGGCTCGGATTCTAAGGAGCCTTCCGAGCGACACGACGCGCGATCTCATTCGGCTCTTGCAGCGAATGATCCCCGATGACAACGAGAGCGAAAGAGGTATCAATGGCGGAACGGAGACCGCTAAGTGA
- a CDS encoding DUF3846 domain-containing protein → MFVSSDIRQLNPYKLIKLAHKTFAQPGENHHIAAWRCYAGLVTQVAEPLCHALEGRDRFKEIEGQGMNNIAYVLDSETTLFRAVELQIGISFSPIYDLVGSPLIEMIRFDDMHSLFLDEEALRDGLTAFTRFDGCLKPLAGKIVLVGGDGREPYHSPLISIADAAARFQCCRPVLDPVFVEPDDVMSKGLIFPGALKGLQFRIDSCPPMLVA, encoded by the coding sequence ATGTTCGTTTCGTCAGACATTCGCCAACTCAATCCCTACAAACTTATCAAATTGGCGCATAAGACGTTTGCACAACCGGGTGAAAATCACCATATTGCGGCATGGCGCTGCTATGCAGGGTTGGTCACGCAAGTTGCTGAGCCTCTTTGTCACGCGTTAGAAGGACGAGATCGCTTTAAAGAAATTGAGGGTCAAGGAATGAACAATATTGCATACGTATTGGACTCGGAAACGACACTCTTTCGAGCTGTCGAGCTTCAAATCGGCATCAGCTTTTCGCCAATCTATGATTTGGTCGGCAGTCCACTGATCGAGATGATCCGCTTTGACGATATGCACTCGCTATTCCTAGATGAAGAAGCACTGCGAGATGGGCTCACCGCCTTCACCCGTTTTGATGGCTGCCTCAAACCTCTTGCCGGGAAAATCGTCCTTGTCGGAGGCGACGGAAGGGAGCCTTATCATTCCCCCCTGATATCGATTGCAGACGCGGCGGCGCGTTTCCAGTGTTGCCGACCTGTGCTCGACCCGGTTTTTGTGGAACCTGATGACGTGATGTCGAAGGGCCTCATTTTTCCGGGCGCATTGAAGGGCCTGCAATTCCGCATCGATAGTTGCCCCCCGATGCTTGTGGCATGA
- the nodB gene encoding chitooligosaccharide deacetylase NodB, which yields MTHRDCLCEVPSEYADGTGQRSVYLTFDDGPHPFCTPEVLDVLAEHRVPATFFVIGEYAADQPKLIQRMIAEGHEVANHTMTHPDLSTCGPGEVQRQILEANRAITMASRQASVRHIRAPYGIWTEEVLTTAASAGLAAVHWSVDPRDWSLPGVDAIVDAVLGSIRPGAIVLLHDGCPPSELQPGTDASLRYQTIAALSSIIPALHDRGFVIRALPQDH from the coding sequence ATGACACACCGCGATTGCTTATGCGAGGTGCCCAGCGAGTACGCTGACGGCACCGGCCAGCGCAGCGTTTATTTGACGTTCGACGACGGTCCTCATCCATTTTGCACGCCGGAAGTTCTCGATGTGTTGGCTGAACACCGGGTACCGGCGACTTTCTTCGTCATCGGCGAGTACGCGGCAGATCAGCCAAAACTGATCCAACGAATGATTGCAGAAGGGCACGAAGTCGCTAACCACACGATGACACATCCGGACTTGTCCACATGCGGACCCGGCGAAGTGCAACGTCAAATACTCGAGGCGAACAGAGCCATCACCATGGCGTCACGGCAGGCCTCAGTGCGGCACATCCGCGCACCGTATGGGATCTGGACCGAAGAAGTGCTCACTACGGCGGCGAGCGCTGGACTGGCCGCCGTCCACTGGTCGGTAGATCCGCGAGACTGGTCTCTTCCCGGGGTGGACGCCATTGTCGATGCAGTGCTCGGATCTATCCGGCCGGGCGCAATTGTGCTCTTGCACGACGGATGCCCCCCCAGCGAATTGCAACCGGGCACTGACGCCAGTCTGCGCTACCAGACCATCGCGGCGCTATCCAGCATCATTCCAGCTTTGCATGACCGCGGATTTGTAATCCGCGCGCTTCCTCAAGACCACTGA
- a CDS encoding helix-turn-helix domain-containing protein, which produces MYATFKPAAQSVVMPENVARAQFPGAHLVVTYKGGRVIYAEGDSVDKCYQVCAGAVREYGLISDGRRQVVSFHLAGETFGFEAASKHRFFAEAIAETRIIVFARRPIQEHSPELLALALVGMKRAQEHLLVIGRQCAVERVAAFLMDLSDRLGGVRQLRLPMSRQDIADYLALTIETVSRAMTELKERKVIALRHVRTVDIIKPDALRSLCHRAALRS; this is translated from the coding sequence ATGTATGCCACTTTCAAACCCGCAGCGCAGAGTGTCGTAATGCCGGAGAACGTTGCGCGGGCACAATTTCCCGGGGCGCACCTCGTTGTGACATATAAGGGCGGCCGAGTGATATATGCCGAAGGCGATAGCGTGGACAAATGCTATCAGGTTTGTGCCGGAGCTGTCCGTGAATACGGCCTCATCTCGGACGGACGGCGGCAGGTTGTTTCCTTCCATCTCGCAGGGGAGACGTTCGGCTTTGAAGCGGCCTCAAAGCATCGCTTTTTTGCCGAGGCTATCGCCGAGACAAGAATAATCGTGTTTGCGCGGCGCCCTATCCAGGAGCATTCGCCGGAACTTCTTGCACTTGCATTGGTCGGCATGAAGCGTGCTCAGGAACATCTTTTGGTTATCGGGCGGCAATGTGCGGTTGAACGCGTCGCCGCATTCTTGATGGATCTCTCCGACCGTCTAGGTGGTGTTCGGCAGCTAAGGTTGCCGATGTCGCGACAGGACATTGCGGACTATCTCGCCCTGACAATCGAGACCGTATCGCGTGCCATGACCGAGTTGAAGGAGCGGAAGGTGATCGCCCTGCGACATGTGAGGACAGTCGACATCATAAAGCCGGACGCGCTCCGTTCGCTTTGTCATCGGGCCGCACTGCGATCTTAG
- the repC gene encoding plasmid replication protein RepC, which produces MEDIIAYRRPIGRRITPQRIEFRRRAQSAEIGTVTRAQLAVLVQNLTCTGVINGTESHLLLALINTAPAESFDRTGRPIVFKSNRQLAFEIGRSVGRVSRMLSRLFDVGLITTQDSGNYKRYPIRNADGEITDACGVDLRILIVRYAELHELVKEVRAEKKAAEAALRRYRGALRNTRYALAAAADLGAAARQRVAGRIERISSYVEVAAKAPSELLRRATFLLEWTIDRLMQLAPRYRSEPAARKTTCVYVENGMHKQITLSYQSKRSNDEQCLAHAEEPNFSKAGASKGAFEKSLGSRQSSVNEQYDQRKALVALQEVLRAAPALRELGYKPNTWADLVRLTPMLCRYAGISEDARRRAVEKMGEQQAAVAVAITLEKTNRQDVSSPGGYLRAMTERAAAGKLYLARSVFGLAARNSLEAKHRDIGQT; this is translated from the coding sequence ATGGAAGATATTATCGCGTATCGGCGGCCAATAGGCCGCAGGATAACGCCACAACGCATCGAATTCCGCCGACGCGCACAATCGGCCGAAATCGGAACGGTGACACGCGCTCAACTGGCAGTGCTTGTTCAAAATCTGACCTGCACAGGCGTGATAAATGGGACAGAAAGCCATCTTTTGCTGGCATTGATCAACACCGCTCCCGCCGAGTCTTTCGATCGAACCGGGCGACCGATTGTGTTCAAATCGAACCGGCAATTGGCTTTTGAGATCGGCCGTTCAGTTGGTCGGGTCAGCCGAATGCTTTCCCGCCTTTTCGATGTGGGTCTGATCACGACGCAGGACAGCGGGAATTACAAACGATATCCGATCCGAAACGCTGATGGCGAGATAACGGATGCGTGCGGAGTCGATCTTCGAATTCTGATCGTGCGTTATGCCGAGCTTCATGAGCTCGTGAAAGAGGTGCGTGCGGAAAAGAAGGCAGCAGAGGCCGCGCTTCGGCGCTATCGAGGAGCGTTGCGCAATACCCGTTATGCCCTCGCTGCTGCTGCTGATCTTGGCGCAGCAGCGCGCCAACGTGTCGCCGGTCGCATCGAGCGCATCAGCAGTTATGTGGAAGTGGCTGCCAAGGCACCAAGCGAGTTGCTGCGCCGCGCTACATTCCTTCTTGAGTGGACCATCGATCGGCTGATGCAGCTAGCTCCCCGATATCGAAGTGAGCCCGCCGCTCGAAAAACGACATGCGTGTATGTCGAAAACGGCATGCACAAACAGATTACACTCTCCTATCAATCTAAACGTAGTAATGATGAGCAATGTCTGGCTCACGCCGAAGAACCTAATTTCTCGAAAGCTGGCGCCAGCAAAGGGGCTTTTGAAAAAAGTCTGGGGAGCCGGCAGAGCTCAGTCAACGAGCAATATGATCAGCGGAAAGCGCTGGTTGCTCTTCAGGAAGTCTTGCGCGCAGCGCCGGCGCTTAGGGAACTCGGGTACAAACCCAACACCTGGGCGGATCTGGTCCGGCTGACACCGATGTTGTGCCGCTATGCCGGGATCTCGGAGGATGCCCGCCGCCGCGCTGTCGAGAAGATGGGTGAGCAGCAAGCCGCCGTGGCAGTGGCGATTACCCTTGAAAAAACAAATCGCCAGGACGTCAGCTCGCCGGGCGGGTATTTGCGGGCAATGACTGAGCGAGCGGCCGCGGGCAAATTATACCTTGCCCGGTCTGTTTTCGGACTCGCTGCCCGCAACTCACTGGAGGCAAAACATCGAGACATCGGGCAAACTTAG
- the ccoS gene encoding cbb3-type cytochrome oxidase assembly protein CcoS, with amino-acid sequence MSILIYLIPLALFMGALGLQAFLWSLKSRQYDDLDGASCRILADDDDAP; translated from the coding sequence ATGAGCATACTGATCTATCTCATTCCGCTCGCATTGTTCATGGGTGCGCTTGGCCTGCAAGCCTTTTTGTGGTCGCTAAAGAGCAGGCAGTACGATGATTTGGACGGGGCTTCATGCCGTATATTGGCCGATGATGACGATGCACCGTGA
- the fixJ gene encoding response regulator FixJ, translated as MTDYTVHIVDDEEPVRKSFAFMLAMNGYAVKLHQSAASFLSFAPSIHNGILVTDLRMPEISGLDLIRQLGMKKIPIPSIVITGHGDVPIAVEAMKAGAVDFIEKPFEDTAIIEAIERASEHLIVPGADADEITDIQTRLQTLSERERQVLFAVVAGFPNKSIAHDLDISPRTVEVHRASVMSKMKAKNLPHLVRMALAAGLGPS; from the coding sequence ATGACTGACTACACAGTTCATATCGTCGATGACGAAGAGCCGGTGCGGAAATCGTTTGCCTTCATGCTGGCCATGAACGGCTATGCCGTGAAGTTGCATCAATCGGCTGCCTCGTTTCTTTCCTTCGCCCCGAGCATCCATAACGGAATTCTTGTTACCGACCTCAGGATGCCGGAGATCTCGGGTCTCGATCTCATCAGGCAACTCGGTATGAAAAAGATCCCCATCCCCTCCATCGTGATTACCGGACATGGTGATGTACCAATAGCAGTCGAGGCCATGAAAGCGGGCGCAGTCGACTTCATCGAAAAGCCTTTCGAGGATACCGCGATCATAGAGGCAATCGAACGAGCATCAGAACATTTAATCGTTCCAGGGGCCGACGCCGACGAGATCACTGACATTCAAACCCGCCTCCAAACCCTGAGCGAGAGAGAGCGCCAGGTGCTCTTTGCCGTGGTGGCCGGCTTTCCGAACAAATCGATCGCCCATGATCTCGATATCAGTCCCCGCACGGTGGAGGTGCATCGCGCCAGCGTCATGTCAAAAATGAAAGCAAAAAATCTTCCACATCTCGTGCGCATGGCTCTCGCTGCCGGTTTAGGGCCTTCTTAG